CAGTCCATGctgtaaataaaattactcaTTGTTGTCACCCAAGCAATCAGATTCTACATATGCAAAAAATCAGGAAGACTGAAGACTCACTCAACAACGAAGAAGTTATAGCCATCAAGATGCCATGTCTGCAAATGCGGAAGGGGGTTCAATAATACCAGATGGAGGAAGTCATGATAATTAACGGCAATTATTGAAGTTGCCAGTGCAGGAGGAAAAGTAACAGGCACAGAGTCGACACTGAGGTGGAAAAAATCCAACAACTTCAATGGTGTATCTGGATGAACAAACGATTTTCCATTAATTGTGTAGCGAAATTTTCCATTATTCATAATACCATTCTCAATGACCAGTGTCTGCGAGATATTGATGGTGCCATAATGATAGGAACCTTGGGGATTTGGCCCTGCAGCTCCTGCTGTTAAGTTCCATCTGTCACAACAAATCACTTTATGTTTTAATTAGCAATAGAATTGCGTTTATTCAAGAGGATTGGCATACCTTATTGAACGAGCTTGAGCTAAAGAGAATGAATAATCGAATGGCAGTGGCCCGACTGGAAGAGGGGTAATGGGGTATGGCTGAGAGCCTGGATACCAAATTATACCAACTCCGATAAGTTGGAAAGGAATAAAACAGGAACTAGCAACCATGCAATAAGAGGTTCCACTGTTACTCTGGTTCTTACCAGTGACTAGGACatatcggaaatatatattgggcttacaagtatgaagattgaaactcatgttacacaaaaccaattggcgtTGTGTAACAtaggtttcaatcttcacacttataaacccaatatatatttccgacagGACAGAGTAAGACTGGCCAACATGAACGTCCAAGCTACTATAATATTGTTGAAGTGTGTAAGATCCTTCAGTCTCCACCAAAAGGAATATATGCTCCTCAATTCTCAAGTTGAGTGATGTTTTCAAACCCACATTTGAAATCCTTGGCCTATATGTAGTTCCTGTATTTCAAAAGTACAAAATGATCTCAAAACACCCTATTGAACAATCATTTTCTCCCAAAAAAAAGGGTGATTCAGTTATGGATACAAACtgatacatatcatatcatactaattttttatttttccaccCGTATCATTTCCAAATTACTAATAATTTTCACATGGAAAAGACGAATGTGCAAGAGAGAAATAACCTGGTTCAAAGTAAAAAATTGCTTGTTCAGGTCCAAGTCCATTAATAAGGATACCATCTGGCTTAGACAAGGGGCTTCCATCATCAAGTGAAGCTCTCATGTCCTGGAACATATAAGGCAACACATAATCTTTCTCCATTAAAGAGCCCAACAAGTAATCTGACAAAAAACGAAATATTAGttgtcatatatataatatatatacccGATGATCAGCATTATACCAATATCCAGTTAGAATGTCATACTCTTTGTAAGGCTGATCGAATGGAACAGAAACAAGCTGACGATTGTTTACACGGATGGCACCATATCCACCATCAGCCTTTTGGAGAAGAAGAGAAGGGAAATAGAAAAAGCTTCCAATCTGATCCTTTATTTGAAAACTGTAGGTCCAGTCATGGTCTGGCTGTATGGGGCAATTTGTCTCTTGCATCCCATCTTGCCATGAGTTCTTCCTTAGTTGGAGTCCGTTCCTCAATTCATTATAACATAAATCTCTAAAATTATACactttattgtataatatttatatattcacaGTGATATATAATGTGTGTACCAAGTTATGAGAAATGGCTCTGTTAAGTTGTTGTGAATATTAATATTGAGAAGGTCATTTGTTGTTGCATTCAACAGCGGTCCTGGGAACTGATTATTGATTACTATAACCTGATCATTTCAGAAATGTGCCATCAATAAGTTGGTTCAGAACAAAACATTTTACAAGAACTGGAAAAATATTACCTGTTTATCAACACCAAGAGAAGCACGTTGAGAATAAGATACAGTCCAGTCTAGGAAAAGAATAGGTGAATCAGCATCCACCAACACTACTCTCCAGAGAGAAACAACAAGTAGGAGAAGGGTTAATTTTGGCAGCTTAAAGGGGTTCCTAAGTTTCATTCTGGTAAGCAAATACAACTTAATGCATAGAAGAATAGGAATTTTATCTCTAAAGTTATAGAAAAATGCGGAAAGAGGAAGAGGGCAATGTATGTTTCAAATATGTTGATAATCTGGATTAGCATTATCTCGTTGATAGAGCACAGGTTAGTCACAAGTACAGTACCTCTGAAACCAAGCGATACTTCACAGACTAGAGGATTTTTCAACCAAACTGTCTACATAGACTACTCTCCAAGTTAAGTGGAATGAAATCCTGCCCGGTTATGATTTATGTTTGGGCTCCTACATCTACTGGACAATGCAGATGATGTAATGCTAGGCCTTCAGAGAGGCCACATTCTATAGCCCAGAATTGGGTTGTGATAAACTGGGTTTCTGCTTCTATTCAAACTGGTTTTATTCAgaatctataatttaatttgaattagtcAATTTAAAGCTAGTGCTCCTGCTTAGCACCTTGACTCGAGACccattcatttatttatttaataatatttcattctaTTGATGAGTTTGCATTATGCATAAGcttaaaccaaactcaaactcagaCTCCTCTTGCCTTGAATCCAGTCTATACCCCTAACAGAAGCTCGCCAAGGAAAGAAAGTTGTAGAGATGAAGTTCAAGGACAAGATATTAACAATGTAACAGGCAAACTCCAGAAGTTTCCACGGATAGATACTCAAATTCAGTAAACTGCTGTTGCGCCCACAGAATGGTCGGCGTCCAAACAGCGGCTACCACTTGTATCTCATCCATTCCCTtgctcttttattattatttttctttgacaTTTTCCATGTCCTTGTGCCCTGtcaattcttttaatatatGCTCTTTCTTCCAGGATACTACATATAATCATTAACCCACCGCCCACTTCACCCAAACTTTACACCTCTTCACTCATTGAAAATTGTTCTACGCCTGCAGTCACATGCTCACATGCCCACAGGCCTGGAGTTCCAGTTCCATTCACTTTTTTAGGCGAAAGGACTATGTTCCACCCAAAATATTCTGCtttctaagttttttttattaattttaaaaattttatttttctactaataatcatttaaatatattaatttaaaagataaatttattattttatatttaatattaaaaataaatttaaatatttttttattttttatttataaatttaaaaaaccaacttttctcttttaaacttagtttgaaaaaattatatttttttttaaggtttaattttaatattctgtCACTTTTTTTAGTGTCATCATTGATCATCTCTTCCTCTTGATGGTTTTCCTTCCTCCTAGTGGTTTGTTTCAATGTTATTCCAACCTTTTTTACGTCCAAAAGATGTTGTCTGAGAAGATAAATCGTTTTTCTAAATgacaaagatgatttctcttctcaAATAACATCTCTCAGATGTCGAAGGGATTGGGATGGCTTTGAGACAGGcctttagaggaaggagaattATCCGGAGTGAAAGACGACAGGTGATAACATTAGAGAAAGTGATAAGGTGTTAAAACTAAATCCTATGgaagaaatgtgattttttaaaacttagtttaagaaagaaaatattggtttttaaacttttaaagaaaaaaataagatacattttttagaggtaataattttaatttattatgagtagataaatgagattttttaaattaataaaaaaaaactttaaaaaaccaaTATATTTTGAaggggaaatagtcctttgggcTATTTTTAATTTCTCCGTCCCTGGATGGCCTACAAATCTAAGGAAACGTttgatttgtataatattttattatcaaaatataaagattactttgaagataaattacttaaaaaattactgagtataaattattattatgtttgataaaatttgatatgtataaataattattgtgtttggttaaaggtaataaaatattactagtaaattattttacttaaatatcatcgaatataattatttttaaatatttttcatattatttgtcatactaattaaaaataaatttatttttatctcaaaaaattaataaatattaatataattataataaaatcaatattatcttagtaatctttaaatacgtAAAGTGAaggtgataattagattatcatctatattatctaTTACATTAGTatagatgataaaaaattactataattttttattattgataaattaaattaaaaaatataagataaattattaaaataatttttaaaacctctAAACGAACTGCCTAAGTGTTTACTAGCCATCTCCTTTTTCTATGATGTGACGCGGAATTTATGCAGCAAACTATGGACCAGAGCAGATGGGTGACAAAAGCCAGAcctgtaaaaaataaatttaggtcaaatcaaataataaatatagttTCGGGAAAGACCACACACGTTATCCTCTGTGGACCTCTCCTAGTTGGGTGTATAGATAAGGTGTAGCTCATTTTCTTTGGTGCATAGTTGTCTTGTCTTTACTCCATTTTTCTGGCAGCTGGTGTCTGCTTGGCGTTTTGCCATTGCTAGCACTAGCAGTGGCTGTTCATGAAGTGAATTATATCttacaaaataagataatatgtaaatttacaaggtttcatatatttttttgtgcAAGAATATTTGCCATTCACACATCTTTTTTCCCTGGTAAGAATAAGAATTTTTGCTATGCTGGCCGTTCAAACCATTTACATCACTGAACCAATTACGTTCAAGGAATTTTACAGAATAAGCAGAAActgattaatattaatataaatacatacatacatacatacatacatacatacatacatacatatatatatatatatatataaaagcaccGCATAGGGTATACTGTCACATCACTCCCACAAATCGAGTTCCAACAACTGCAATTGCTCGCAGAATTGTGTAATTTAGGGTATCACACTAGCAATTAGGGATGGTAATTTAGACCCGATTTTAGGGGTCCTAACCCTCCCTGACCCTAACAAGGAGGGGATTCTCCGATAAAAACGgagaaaggggcggggatggagacgaaaaaaatccccgtaatcggggacggggatacatatgtccccccGCCACGCCCTAcgccctaaatctaatatattaatataataatttctaaaatattaagttctagaaatttttttattataatttattaaaactataactttaattttactaattttttaattatcaattatcagtttttactaatttctaaactattaatctaatatattaaaaaaaccctagaatctCATTATCGTAAAATGCAAAtgtaccaaattaattttatttcaacttcaaaacttaattaaaattaaaattttgggagaatatgatttattttatttattgaaatacataaaggaattaaaatttatatttacagatatggggaggggatttttccccgcggggacggggaggggatgggaaGGGGATGGGAAGGGGATTTTCCTTcacggggaggggacggggattattttttatccctgtaacggggatggggattgatatcccctccccgcccctccccattgtcatccctactAGCAATATATTTAAACAGAAGtaacaatgattttaaaatccGATTAAAGCATTtgattcaatcaattaaatcaaaaatcagttttaaatttgatctgATTAATAAGAAAGgtcaattttattattgacacaatcaaattcaatcaaaattgagtttgattaaaTGAATTGATCAAAAAGTGAGTTTgaccaaatttttgaattttttttaggccaaaggagtACTTTTCACCCAAAGTATCTTCTAATTTCAAGTGTCTActtcttaactttgaaaatctaatttatcCACTCATgggtgattaaaattaataaaactctaacctcttaaaattttatctcttttttttttcctctaaacttaaaaaattaaaagtttctcctaccctaagttttaaaaaataacagtttttccccaagattttaattttcagaTCTTCAATGTCATCTTTGTCTCTATTATCGATGGTCTCTCCCTCCAGAAGTTTTATCTCCCTCTGGCGATTTCTCTTCACTCAATTGAAAGTTCAATCGACGTCAAATGAGGCTTGGGAGACGATAGAAGGTGAAGATGAGGATCccgtcttcgtttgggaagaagACGTCTAGGAAGAGGATCGTCTTCTTAGATGAAGACAAAATCTTCGTCTTGCATCGTATCCAACTTAGTGGAGAGAGACTGTCTAAGAGAGAGAAAGTTTCTAGAGGGAGGGTTATTGACAATAATGCCAAAGATCTGGAAACTAAATTTtatgagaaattattattttttaaaacttgagttaggagagaatttttaatttttaaagtttaagagagaaaaaaatattatattttagtttatttttaatattatggataaaatgataattttatttttaaaatcgttaattttaaatagttataaataagtatttaaatttttaaaattaaaaaaaaattgagaaaatagtatattttgaagagaataagttttttagcttttttttaattttaatttgataataacttaagttgatcaattttttaattagatcgGCTAAATTATAAACTAGAAcaatagttaatttaattacCGACCGAACTTTAAAAACATTGAGAAATAGTAAAGAATCTTGAATTCCACCGCACCCCGACACAAACAAGACAACACAGAATACAAAATTGGAGCCTCGAAATTCCAAATCGACGACACTACTTTATAACAGTCGAAAGCTACGCGTCCGGATTCAAGAACCAAGTGTCCAAACAAACAATATTTGACGTGGATCCAAGTCACAACACTGAACCCGTGTGGTGAATCTGGCTCAGAAACACGGACAGGTTTCTGACTCAGCATACGAGAGATCTTAAAATCCAAATGGATAAGCCTACCTATTCCCTAACCCAATTTAACTAACCATGGTTAAATGCTCCCCCAGGCCCCAACCTTTTCTATATATCTTACCAACTCAACAGTCAACATTCAGCATCCCATACCTTTCTTTGGCTAATTGACTTCCACGGTACATACCTTAGCAATCAAACTCATCATGGCTTCCATATCTTTTAGCTCCACAACTCCTTTCTTTGGCTCAAATTTTGTGGGCAATGAAGCTCATTCCCATCCTGCGTCTGTCAAATTCCGCCCACTTCGAATATCAGCCGCTTGTGCAACAACGGCAGAGAGAGCAGCGCCTCAATACATTGCGTCACCAGCGGCTTCACTTTATGAAGTTCTGGGTATTCAAATGGGTGCCACATGTCAGGAAATCAAGACTGCTTACCGGAAGTTGGCGAGAGTTTTACACCCAGATGTAGCAGCTAACAGTCACAAGGAGGTCACAGCTTATGAGTTCATGAAGGTACATGAAGCATATGAAACTCTTTCTGATCCAGAGAAGCGAGCAGATTACGACCGTTCCTTATTCGAGCGAAGAAGACCACCAGTAAGTTCTCCTTTTGGAATGTCAGGAGTGGCAACTACAATGGCCACGCTGTCAAATTCAAGATTTTCCTGCTATACACGGCGGTCTTGGGAAACTGATCAATGCTGGTAGGAAATAGCTGCACAATGGGCGGAATTAGTTAGTTAGGatgagaaatatatatatattctaaaagcATTACTCTTGTTCTTGTCTATGGGGAAATGCTAAATTGTGCATGTAAATATCTATGATTGAAACTGAAACTTAAAGCAGGCGGCATTTTTAGAGCCTGGATTTAATGAAGATTTCAGTTCCTCTATTTTACAGTTCCTTgaatttctctttttgttttcaaatcGTTTTCTTTGATTGTTGAGTGGCATGTGTAATCCCCTGTTTCAGTGCATAATTGCTCTTCATTAATTACCATAATCCGTTTCAAGAGAAAATAAGGACAATAAAGTTGCAGACTTACAGGGCTCTCAGCTGTGTTCTGTTTCTCC
This is a stretch of genomic DNA from Mangifera indica cultivar Alphonso chromosome 11, CATAS_Mindica_2.1, whole genome shotgun sequence. It encodes these proteins:
- the LOC123229594 gene encoding L-ascorbate oxidase homolog, whose translation is MDEIQVVAAVWTPTILWAQQQFTEFEYLSVETSGVCLMKLRNPFKLPKLTLLLLVVSLWRVVLVDADSPILFLDWTVSYSQRASLGVDKQVIVINNQFPGPLLNATTNDLLNINIHNNLTEPFLITWNGLQLRKNSWQDGMQETNCPIQPDHDWTYSFQIKDQIGSFFYFPSLLLQKADGGYGAIRVNNRQLVSVPFDQPYKEYDILTGYWYNADHRDMRASLDDGSPLSKPDGILINGLGPEQAIFYFEPGTTYRPRISNVGLKTSLNLRIEEHIFLLVETEGSYTLQQYYSSLDVHVGQSYSPNIYFRYVLVTGKNQSNSGTSYCMVASSCFIPFQLIGVGIIWYPGSQPYPITPLPVGPLPFDYSFSLAQARSIRWNLTAGAAGPNPQGSYHYGTINISQTLVIENGIMNNGKFRYTINGKSFVHPDTPLKLLDFFHLSVDSVPVTFPPALATSIIAVNYHDFLHLVLLNPLPHLQTWHLDGYNFFVVDMDWGMWDESKMKQYNMIDAISRSTVQVYPFSWTAILVKLDSEGLWNLRSQNAENWYLGQELYIRVKGVGKMNGSSAISIEDEAPIPANVIKCGRATNL
- the LOC123229184 gene encoding chaperone protein dnaJ 11, chloroplastic-like, which produces MASISFSSTTPFFGSNFVGNEAHSHPASVKFRPLRISAACATTAERAAPQYIASPAASLYEVLGIQMGATCQEIKTAYRKLARVLHPDVAANSHKEVTAYEFMKVHEAYETLSDPEKRADYDRSLFERRRPPVSSPFGMSGVATTMATLSNSRFSCYTRRSWETDQCW